A genomic segment from Nicotiana sylvestris chromosome 1, ASM39365v2, whole genome shotgun sequence encodes:
- the LOC104249685 gene encoding protein TRI1-like, with protein sequence MAVSLGSFSIFSTAGETASFVKSASSYSVKLASPLAAHHANLRTVRMVTFATASKPVATETKKREPRGIMKPRRVSPEMQAFLGGIAEIPRTQALKLIWAHIKENNLQDPQNKKVIICDEKLKNIFAGKDRVGFLEIAGLISPHFLK encoded by the exons ATGGCGGTGTCCTTGGGCTCATTCTCGATATTCTCTACCGCCggtgaaacggcgtcgtttgtgAAGTCAGCTTCGTCTTATTCCGTTAAGCTCGCTTCTCCTCTTGCTGCTCATCATGCTAATCTGCGCACTGTGCGCATGGTTACCTTCGCCACAGCTTCTAAGCCAGTGGCTACAGAGACGAAGAAGCGTGAACCGAGGGGGATTATGAAGCCGCGTCGAGTTTCGCCGGAAATGCAGGCATTCCTTGGTGGAATTGCTGAGATTCCTCGTACTCAAGCCCTCAAGTTGATTTGGGCCCACATCAAAGAGAACAACCTTCAA GATCCTCAAAACAAGAAGGTCATAATCTGTGATGAGAAGTTGAAGAATATTTTTGCTGGAAAGGATCGTGTTGGGTTCCTTGAGATTGCTGGTTTGATTAGTCCGCACTTTCTTAAGTGA